The genomic segment AGTGCCGTGACAGGATGTCGCGCAGCGTCAGGGTCTCGGCACTGAGAATGGCGGCTCCCATCGCCGTCGCCGTGAAGGGTTTGTCGGTCATGACCAGCCGAGATTGCGGGAAGCGGGCGGCCAGCAACAAGCGCACGAGCGGCAGCTTCGACGAGCCGCCCACCAGATAGAACGCATCGATCGATTCGGGATCCACCCCGGCGCATTGTGCCGGCGAACCGGTCGCCAGCGACCAGGCGGTCTCTATCGCGGGCGCGATCGTCGCGGTGAGGCGGTCGAAATAGAGCGACACCGGGATGGTGACGGGGCTGCCCGGGAGTCCGATGTCCCGTGGCGTCAGGGAAAGTGTACGAACCGTCCCCGAAGATATGCTTTCCTTTTGCTGGCACGCGTGCCGGACAAGCTGATCGCGTTGCAGCGGGGTCAGGCTATCGAGGCTAACGCCCAGGGCATCGGCAAACAGGCGTGCGAGGACGAGGTCGAGGTCGTCGCCGCCGAGCGTTTCGATGCCGGCCGTGTCGAGTACGTTGAAATCGGTGCCTTCGATGCGCACCAGCGAGGCGTCGAACGTGCCACCGCCGAAGTCGAAAACGATTACCGTGGCGTGCAGTTGGCGCGCTTGAGTGCGGTTGCCGAGGACGGCACGGTCGGCATACTCGATGGCCGCCGCCGTCGGCTCGTTGAGCGTGGCGACCACCTGGAAACCGGCATCGCGAAAGCATCCCCGGGTGACATATCGCTGTGCTCCGTTGGCATTGGCGGGCCAGGTAATGGCCGCCTCCAGGGTCTCGTCCTCGGCAAAGAGTCCGGAGCGCAGTATCGACGCCCGCAAAGCGGCCGCAAACCCACTGAGGACGACTGCCGTATCGAAGCCGCCGGGGTACACGGCCTCGCCACAGCGCCCGCCGCCCACGTAGTCGCGCAGCAAGCGCTTGATCGAGCGGATAATACTGTAGCGCCGTTCGCCGCCCGGTCGCGCCGTGCAGCGTTCCGCATCCGGTCCGTACAGGAACTCTCCCGTGTCATGGTCGAAGGCCAGCAGCGACGGAAACACGTCACGCACAACCTGGCCGATTGCCGTATCGGTGACGTGCGGAACGACCGGGTAACGGCCACGGTCGCTGCAGACGACTACCGTGTTCGTGGTGCCGAAGTCGATGCCGAGGCGCGCCATCGCTCAGCTCCGACTGACGGCAACAGCAGCCTTCGACAACACCCGGCCGCGTGCGGTGCGGTAGCCGGGCCTGACGGTCTCGACCACGAGCCCGTCGGGCACGCCGTTGCCGCGGCGTTCTTCGACAATGGCGTGAATGATGGGGTCGACGATGTCCATCGGTTCGGCGACGAACGGCAGGGCGCCGAGGCTCTGGAGCACCTGATCGAGCCGCTCGACGATGCGCCGGTTGTCGCCGTCGGCGTTGCCGGCTTCGCCGCGCACGTCGGCGAGGGTCTTCATGACCGACTCGAGGCGTTGCTCCACCAGTTCGCTCAGCAGGCGGCGCAGCGACGACACCGACGCCTCGATTTCGTCGTCGAGGGCCGGCGGGGCGAGCAGCCGGTCGAGCTGGCTTTTGAGATCGCTGACCGTTTCGAGGGTAGACGTGTGCTGTTGCTCGATGAGGCCACGGATCGTGGCGAGTTCCTTACGCAGTGCAGCCAAACGATCCTCCTCCGCCGGCGGCGGCAGGGGCGCCGGGGTGGCAACCGCCGGCGTGCCCAGGGGCACCGGCGGTTTCGTGACTGCTGCGGCGGCGGCTCGGGCGGCCGCGGCGAGGGTTTTCGGTGCCGCGGCCGGGGATGTCGGCGCGGCAGCGGCGGCGGCGGTCGTGGGTCGGACAGTGACGGTTTGAGCTGTGGTTTTCGCGGCGGCAGTGGGGCGGGCGGGCGGACGCGGCGCCGTTGCGGACGGCGTCGCCAAAACAGGCGCGGGTTTACGCGTGGTCTTCTTGACGGTCGGGGCAGCTTTCCGGGTGGTCACGGTTGCTTCTCTCCTTGGTTCGAACGCGATGTTGTGAGAACGAGCCTTTCCATTTGCCACGGATTCGGTTCCGCCGCCAGTGTCGCAGCGGTGTCGGGTTGAGGGCCACTCAAAGTCGCTGACGGAGCCTCGATACGCCGCCAGAAGAAGGCGGCTACTCGGCCCGAACGGATTCCAGGTTCCGTAATGCCTGAAAACCGTTCGCCCCACGGCGAACGACTTCGCCGTGGCCCTCGGTGTCGGGTGTTGCAGTTCGAGTCGAGCGCTCGGCGCCATTTGTAATTGCGCTTGACCGGCGCGCACCTCTGCTGCTATCTGCGAGGCACGCTTCGGACGTAAAACAGAACAAACGAGATCCGGCAAATCGGTGGAGGTTGTTGCGGCGCAGGCGGTTCTTGCTCGGCGGCTCGATCCCGTTTCGAGCCGGTGTGGTCGTGCGTCTGGCGGCCGCGAATTGCGGGAGATCCGGCCATGACCGCAGCGCGCGTAACCATGCGGCCAATCCCCGCCCCGCCACCGCTGGTGATTCGCGGGTTCTCGGTCACCCTGCCGGTCGCTCAGCTTGCCAGTCCTGACGTTCCCAGCATTGCCGAGGCGCTGACCGGGAAGGTCGCTCAGGCGGGCGACCTGTTCCGAGACGCGCCCATAGTCATAGATCTCAAGGAAGTCGGCGACGTCGACGTCGATCTCGGCGCGCTGGTGACGGCCTTTCGAGCCCACGGCATGCAGCCGGTCGCCGTTGGCAACGCCAGCGCTCGCCAGCAGGATGCGGCGCGCGGCGCCGGGCTCGCTATCCTGAGTGGCGGACGGACCAGCGGGCGCGACGCGGCACCCGCGCGGCCCGAGGCGCCGACGGAAGAGCCGGTGGCGCCGCGGCTGGTAACAAATCCGGTCCGGTCCGGCCAGCGTGTCTATGTCGCTCACGGCGACCTCGTCGTCATCGGTCAGGTCAACACCGGTTCGGAGGTGCTGGCTGCCGGCAACGTACACGTTTACGGGCCGTTGCACGGCCGCGCCGTGGCGGGTGTGCGCGGCGATACGACGGCGCGGATTCTGACCACCTGTTTCGCGGCGCAGTTGGTGGCAATCGCCGGCGTTTACCGGGCACTCGATGACGACGTGCCAGCGGAAGTGCGCGAGAAGCCGGCGCAGGTTTTTCTGGTGGGAGATCGGTTGGTCATCGAACCGTTAGCTGTCGGCGGCGAACACGTCCGCAAGACGGCGTGAGGGAGCGTGACGTGAGCAAGATCATCGTCGTCACATCTGGAAAGGGCGGCGTCGGGAAAACGACGACCAGTGCCAGCTTCGCAGCCGGCCTGGCCAAGCGCGGACACAAGACCGCCGTCCTCGACTTCGACATCGGGTTGCGCAACCTCGACCTGATAATGGGCTGCGAGCGGCGTGTTGTTTACGACTTCATCAACGTCATCAACGGCGACGCCAACCTCAATCAGGCCCTGATCCGCGACAAGCGGCTCGACAATCTGTACGTCCTGCCGGCCTCGCAGACGCGGGACAAGGACGCGCTGACGCTGGACGGCGTCGCCAAGGTCCTGCACGATCTGCAAAACGAGATCGGGTGCGAGTACGTCGTCTGCGACTCCCCCGCCGGCATCGAGAAAGGCGCCTTTCTGGCTCTGTATTTCGCCGACGAGGCGATCGTCGTCACCAATCCCGAGGTGTCGTCGGTGCGCGACGCGGACCGCATCCTGGGCATCCTTTCGTCCAAGTCGCGCCGGGCCGTCGAGGGGTTGGAGCCGGTCAAGGAACACCTGCTGATCGCACGCTACGATGCCCGGCGCGTCGTCGGCGGCGAGATGCTGAGTCTCGAAGACGTCAAAGGCATTCTCGGCATACCCATTCTCGGGGTAATTCCGGAGAGTCCCAACGTGCTGAATTCCTCGAACATCGGAACCCCGATAATTCTCGACGGCGGCGACCCGGCCGCCCTGGCCTATCGCGACGTCGTTGCCCGCTATCTCGGCGAGGACGTTCCGTTGCGGTTTCTCGACCCGGAGAAGAAGGGCCTGCTCCGGCGGCTATTTGGGAGCTGATCGATGGCGCTGATCGACTTTTTCTTCCGCCGCAAGCCGCAAACGGCGGCCGTCGCCCGCGAACGGCTGCAGATCATTCTCGCCCACGAGCGGGCAACCCGGCATGCACCGGAGTTCCTCCCGGCGCTGCAGCAGGAGATTCTCAAGGTCGTCGAGAAATACTTCCCGATCGATCCTGAAACCGTAAAACTGCACGTCGAACGGCACGCGACGTTCGCCAAACTGGAACTCAATATCGCACTACCGGCGGAGAGCGCTCCGGCGGCCTCTTGAATCGACACATCACCCCGCCGGCGGCGCCGGCGGAAGCGCGGTCGCCGCTGAGAGCGGGTCGGAAGACGCCTCGGCGCGCGTCGCGGCGGCCTCCCGGAACCGTCCGATACGCGGCCTGAAAAAGCCGACGCCGGCGCTTTGCCGCGACGCTTTACCCGGCCACTTCCAACGCCACCACCGTGGCCAGCGGATCGATGTCCGCTTCGGGGATGCGTATCGTCACCTCGCCGACGGGGTCGGGGTTGAGCAGCGTGTCGACCAGGGGGGCGCGAGTGATCCATGTCACCGCGTGTCCGGTGCCGAGCACCGTCGCGCCGCGGATGCGTCTCACCGGCATTCCGCGCACGGTGACCGTCTCGTACGGGCGCATGAGGCAGTGCAGGTAGATGCGGCCGTCGCGGCGGGTAGTCGGGCCGTAGAACTGCCACGGCTCGAGCCCGGGGACGGTGCCGACGATGCTCTCCCCGTGCCGCGCCATCCAATCCGCAACGCCGTCGAGCCGTTCGATCTGCTCCGGCGGCAAGTCACCGTCCCCCGTTGGACCGACGTTCAGCAGCAGGTTTCCGCCCCGGCCGGCGACTTCGCAAAGCGTGTGCACGAGGGCACGGACCGACTTGTAAGCGGTGTCGCCGGGGTTGTACGCCCAGCTCTCGTTCAAGGTGAGGCACGTCTCCCACGCCGAGCCGGGCGGCTGTGCGGGTACGAACTGCTCGGGCGTTTCGAAGTCGCCACATCCGGGCAGGCGATCGTTGATGAGGATGTCGGGCTGCAAGGACTTGACGAGGGCACGCAACGCCGCCGGCCGCCAGCGCTCGAACGGGATGCGTTCCCACTGACCGTCAAACCAGATGACGTCGAGGCGTCCGTAGTTCGTCAGCAGCTCCCGCACCTGGCCGAACACGTAGGCGAGGTACCGCTCCCACTGCTCGGGACTCGGCTGCGGCAGCCGCATGAAATCGTAGGGCAGGTCTGCGGCGGTGAAGGCCGGATAGTCGGGGTGGTGCCAGTCGCTCAGCGAATAGTACACGCCGACACGCAGCCCCTCGGCGCGGAAGGCGTCCAGGATCGGGCGCACCAGGTCGCGTCCCGCCGCCCCCCGCACCGCCGAAAAGGTCGTCCACTGCGAATCGAACAGCGAAAAGCCGTCATGGTGCCGCGTCGTGAGCACTGCGTACTGCATGCCCGTTCGCCGCGCCAGACGTGCCCACGCCGCCGGCTCGAAGCGCCGTGGCGCAAAGGCGCCGGCGCAGGCGTAGTAGTCCTCGATCGCCACGCGCTGACATGCCGGGAGCATCGGATTGCCGCCGACCAACGGCCAGGACAGCTCCCAGCCGCGCACGCTGCCGATGCCCCAGTGCACGAACAGTCCGAAGCGGGCCGCATCGAACCACGTACCGGTTCCTTCGTTCGCCATAGTGTCGCCCTCGCGCTCCCTGCCGTCGCCGGATGGTCCGGCGGGCAGTACTATGTCTCGGGCCCGGGCGGAAAGGGGCACGCGCAACGGAACGGGCACAGGTGCAAGCGGGTTACACGCCTATCTCCGCGAGTAACCGCCTCACTTCCGCGAGCAGATGTGGGACCTTGTTCCGGATGACGTCCCACCGAGTGGGGTTGTCGATCGCGAAGTAACTGTGGGCAAGGATATCACGCAGTCCAGCAACACGTTGCCAGTCGATGCTCGGAGCCTGGGCGCGTACGCTTGCGGGAAGTCCCTTCACCGCCTCGCCGATGGTCTCGAGATTGCGGACGACCGCGTCGTACAAGACCTC from the Candidatus Binatia bacterium genome contains:
- a CDS encoding Hsp70 family protein; the encoded protein is MARLGIDFGTTNTVVVCSDRGRYPVVPHVTDTAIGQVVRDVFPSLLAFDHDTGEFLYGPDAERCTARPGGERRYSIIRSIKRLLRDYVGGGRCGEAVYPGGFDTAVVLSGFAAALRASILRSGLFAEDETLEAAITWPANANGAQRYVTRGCFRDAGFQVVATLNEPTAAAIEYADRAVLGNRTQARQLHATVIVFDFGGGTFDASLVRIEGTDFNVLDTAGIETLGGDDLDLVLARLFADALGVSLDSLTPLQRDQLVRHACQQKESISSGTVRTLSLTPRDIGLPGSPVTIPVSLYFDRLTATIAPAIETAWSLATGSPAQCAGVDPESIDAFYLVGGSSKLPLVRLLLAARFPQSRLVMTDKPFTATAMGAAILSAETLTLRDILSRHFGVIRLADFGRREYFAPIFPAGQRLPARGEPPVELSVEYTPRHNIGHLRYLECASVDRQGTPVLGVRHWSDVFFPYDPSIPVERAVSAADISPCDDLAREAVAETYSCDSDGVISVRLRRASDGKTRTYEIFRG
- the grpE gene encoding nucleotide exchange factor GrpE — translated: MTTRKAAPTVKKTTRKPAPVLATPSATAPRPPARPTAAAKTTAQTVTVRPTTAAAAAAPTSPAAAPKTLAAAARAAAAAVTKPPVPLGTPAVATPAPLPPPAEEDRLAALRKELATIRGLIEQQHTSTLETVSDLKSQLDRLLAPPALDDEIEASVSSLRRLLSELVEQRLESVMKTLADVRGEAGNADGDNRRIVERLDQVLQSLGALPFVAEPMDIVDPIIHAIVEERRGNGVPDGLVVETVRPGYRTARGRVLSKAAVAVSRS
- the minC gene encoding septum site-determining protein MinC, with translation MTAARVTMRPIPAPPPLVIRGFSVTLPVAQLASPDVPSIAEALTGKVAQAGDLFRDAPIVIDLKEVGDVDVDLGALVTAFRAHGMQPVAVGNASARQQDAARGAGLAILSGGRTSGRDAAPARPEAPTEEPVAPRLVTNPVRSGQRVYVAHGDLVVIGQVNTGSEVLAAGNVHVYGPLHGRAVAGVRGDTTARILTTCFAAQLVAIAGVYRALDDDVPAEVREKPAQVFLVGDRLVIEPLAVGGEHVRKTA
- the minD gene encoding septum site-determining protein MinD, yielding MSKIIVVTSGKGGVGKTTTSASFAAGLAKRGHKTAVLDFDIGLRNLDLIMGCERRVVYDFINVINGDANLNQALIRDKRLDNLYVLPASQTRDKDALTLDGVAKVLHDLQNEIGCEYVVCDSPAGIEKGAFLALYFADEAIVVTNPEVSSVRDADRILGILSSKSRRAVEGLEPVKEHLLIARYDARRVVGGEMLSLEDVKGILGIPILGVIPESPNVLNSSNIGTPIILDGGDPAALAYRDVVARYLGEDVPLRFLDPEKKGLLRRLFGS
- the minE gene encoding cell division topological specificity factor MinE, producing the protein MALIDFFFRRKPQTAAVARERLQIILAHERATRHAPEFLPALQQEILKVVEKYFPIDPETVKLHVERHATFAKLELNIALPAESAPAAS
- a CDS encoding alpha-L-fucosidase; translation: MANEGTGTWFDAARFGLFVHWGIGSVRGWELSWPLVGGNPMLPACQRVAIEDYYACAGAFAPRRFEPAAWARLARRTGMQYAVLTTRHHDGFSLFDSQWTTFSAVRGAAGRDLVRPILDAFRAEGLRVGVYYSLSDWHHPDYPAFTAADLPYDFMRLPQPSPEQWERYLAYVFGQVRELLTNYGRLDVIWFDGQWERIPFERWRPAALRALVKSLQPDILINDRLPGCGDFETPEQFVPAQPPGSAWETCLTLNESWAYNPGDTAYKSVRALVHTLCEVAGRGGNLLLNVGPTGDGDLPPEQIERLDGVADWMARHGESIVGTVPGLEPWQFYGPTTRRDGRIYLHCLMRPYETVTVRGMPVRRIRGATVLGTGHAVTWITRAPLVDTLLNPDPVGEVTIRIPEADIDPLATVVALEVAG
- a CDS encoding DUF86 domain-containing protein, coding for MSRSWRLFLQGIEEAAARVERRTQGRGYEQFVADEVLYDAVVRNLETIGEAVKGLPASVRAQAPSIDWQRVAGLRDILAHSYFAIDNPTRWDVIRNKVPHLLAEVRRLLAEIGV